Proteins from a genomic interval of Corythoichthys intestinalis isolate RoL2023-P3 chromosome 3, ASM3026506v1, whole genome shotgun sequence:
- the mrps30 gene encoding 39S ribosomal protein S30, mitochondrial: MAACTRLPFRFPQYLLTNQKLVHTEAAVAVTKEAVYPPIKPSLTAKSKSARARQVEEQVERIKASPVLEKLRLLTRIQREKYVVYPQTFARNADKWYQHFTKTAYIPGLPEQLDPARLATTEEEKGSPLADLGIGNEAFEDIRSLVTRVILQEHWHLIKQRPFVYRRQELDEGPFLRNLVKSLTYHLAKYNPLLQHSSLDFSPQVGFYWRRGERIIPRGHRRGSLEPTRFQIDDQPLCQLRVTQQLPQVVPMEESHTADVPDVALSPSMLPLFKRQYTNTIFTGSKLPDPACYGHTQFHLVPDRYRRDRMARRQQSDQVEVFLRANAIASLFAWTAAQASYQGFWNHEDVSRGFVSQAVISDGRFFSFFCYQLNTLMLSTRTDAGNPRKNLLWGTESVRLYDGVEDERVLGLSDDAIRLLVRFLLRRPPEDPPVPA, encoded by the exons ATGGCGGCCTGCACAAGGCTGCCctttcgcttcccacaatacctGCTTACAAACCAAAAGCTTGTCCACACAGAAGCGGCGGTAGCGGTGACCAAAGAAGCTGTCTATCCCCCCATTAAGCCTTCTCTTACGGCTAAAAGCAAATCGGCGCGGGCCCGTCAGGTAGAAGAACAAGTCGAACGGATAAAGGCGTCTCCGGTGCTAGAGAAACTCCGGCTTCTCACTCGCATTCAGCGGGAAAAGTATGTCGTCTACCCGCAGACGTTTGCGCGCAACGCGGATAAATGGTACCAACATTTCACCAAGACCGCCTACATCCCCGGCTTGCCGGAGCAACTTGACCCGGCCCGACTTGCCACCACCGAGGAGGAGAAGGGCTCCCCATTAGCCGACCTCGGCATTGGAAATGAGGCGTTCGAGGATATCCGTTCATTAGTGACTCGCGTCATTCTGCAGGAGCACTGGCACCTGATTAAACAAAGGCCCTTCGTATACAGGCGCCAGGAGCTCGACGAGGGGCCCTTTCTAAGGAACTTGGTCAAATCGTTGACATACCACTTGGCCAAATACAACCCGCTGCTCCAGCACTCCAGCTTAG ACTTTAGTCCTCAGGTGGGCTTTTACTGGAGGAGAGGAGAGAGAATTATTCCGAGGGGCCACAGGAGGGGGAGCCTGGAGCCCACTAGGTTCCAAATAGACGATCAGCCACTGTGCCAGCTTCGAGTAACGCAGCAGCTACCACAG GTGGTCCCGATGGAGGAGTCCCACACCGCTGACGTTCCAGACGTTGCGTTGTCTCCCAGTATGTTGCCGCTCTTCAAGCGGCAGTACACTAACACCATCTTCACAG GTAGTAAACTCCCCGACCCGGCGTGCTACGGTCACACGCAGTTCCATTTGGTGCCCGACCGCTACCGTAGGGATCGCATGGCCAGGCGTCAACAGTCGGACCAGGTGGAGGTGTTCCTCAGGGCCAACGCCATCGCCAGCCTCTTTGCGTGGACCGCCGCACAAGCCTCCTATCAAG GTTTCTGGAACCATGAGGACGTGAGCCGAGGCTTCGTGTCCCAGGCGGTGATCAGCGATGGCCGCTTCTTCTCCTTCTTCTGCTACCAGCTGAACACACTGATGTTGTCCACGCGCACCGACGCCGGCAACCCCCGCAAGAACCTCCTGTGGGGCACAGAGAGCGTGCGCCTCTACGACGGGGTGGAGGACGAGCGCGTGCTCGGCCTCAGTGACGATGCCATCCGCCTCCTGGTGCGCTTCCTTCTTAGGCGGCCCCCGGAGGACCCCCCTGTTCCAGCGTGA